From one uncultured Umboniibacter sp. genomic stretch:
- a CDS encoding EF-Tu/IF-2/RF-3 family GTPase has translation LMPIEDVFSIAGRGTVVTGRVERGIVNVGDEVELIGIRETTATTCTGVEMFRKLLDEGRAGENIGAL, from the coding sequence TTGATGCCTATCGAAGACGTATTCTCAATCGCTGGTCGTGGTACTGTTGTAACAGGCCGTGTTGAGCGTGGTATCGTGAACGTAGGTGACGAAGTTGAATTGATCGGTATCCGTGAGACAACTGCGACGACTTGTACTGGTGTTGAAATGTTCCGTAAGTTGCTTGACGAAGGTCGTGCAGGTGAGAACATTGGTGCACTA